From one Orcinus orca chromosome 10, mOrcOrc1.1, whole genome shotgun sequence genomic stretch:
- the TCAIM gene encoding T-cell activation inhibitor, mitochondrial isoform X6 yields the protein MRSCLARRILAEPCERIDRPSSWYLVGGGAVINGCLEVDLHIYSEMFCHLRPVRRLCPGKIFPYWFLYSRALSGAEAVNALRPFYFAVHPDFFGQHPREREVNENSLKRLSAYLENLQKPGFKSLKPTQLMFYVRETDQNSSDGQEHFSTSGFRAVKFTLHTRDLLSTVLYILNSCSLSIEHIQSLNTNVHSQPLKEATRISDRPIKWDKSYYSFTGFKDPDEDLEQVWRMETTLTSWLDNNGKSAVKKLKNSLPLRKELDRLKDELSHQLQLSDIRWQRSWGIAHRCSQLHSLGRLAQQNLESLKNAKGCTIIFTDRSGMSAVGHVMLGTMDVHHHWTKVESH from the exons ATGCGCTCCTGCCTGGCCCGGCGCATCCTTGCAGAGCCCTGCGAGAGGATCGACCGTCCTTCCTCCTGGTACCTGGTGGGAGGTGGAGCAG TGATTAATGGATGCCTGGAAGTTGACCTACATATATATTCAGAAATGTTTTGCCACCTGAGACCTGTGAGGAG GTTATGTCCAGGAAAGATATTTCCATACTGGTTTCTCTACTCAAGAGCTTTATCGGGAGCTGAAGCAGTCAATGCCTTGAGGCCATTCTATTTTGCTGTACATCCAGATTTCTTTGGACAGCACCCCAGGGAAAGg GAAGTCAATGAAAATTCTCTTAAGAGATTAAGTGCCTACTTAGAAAACCTCCAGAAACCAGGCTTCAAGTCTTTGAAACCAACCCAGCTTATGTTTTATGTAAGAGAAACAGACCAGAACTCCTCTGATGGCCAGGAACACTTCAGCACTTCCG GATTTCGAGCAGTCAAATTTACTTTGCACACCAGAGATCTGCTAAGCACAGTGTTATATATTCTCAACTCCTGCAGTTTATCTATTGAACATATCCAAAGCTTGAATACTAATGTGCACTCCCAGCCTCTCAAAGAGGCCACAAGGATATCTGACAGGCCCATCAAATGGGACAAGTCTTACTACTCCTTTACTGGATTCAAGGACCCTGATGAAGACCTCGAGCAAGTCTGGAGAATGGAAACAACCCTAAC atccTGGTTAGATAATAATGGGAAAAGTGCTGTTAAAAAGCTGAAGAATAGTTTGCCACTTAGAAAAGAACTAGATCGTTTAAAAGATGAACTGTCCCATCAATTGCAGCTCTCAGATATCAG GTGGCAGAGGAGCTGGGGCATCGCCCACCGCTGCAGTCAGCTGCACAGTTTAGGCCGCTTAGCCCAGCAGAACTTGGAAAGCCTTAAAAATGCAAAAG GATGTACAATAATATTTACAGACCGGTCCGGGATGAGTGCAGTGGGCCATGTGATGCTGGGAACAATGGATGTCCATCATCACTGGACAAAA
- the TCAIM gene encoding T-cell activation inhibitor, mitochondrial isoform X4 has protein sequence MRSCLARRILAEPCERIDRPSSWYLVGGGAVINGCLEVDLHIYSEMFCHLRPVRRLCPGKIFPYWFLYSRALSGAEAVNALRPFYFAVHPDFFGQHPREREVNENSLKRLSAYLENLQKPGFKSLKPTQLMFYVRETDQNSSDGQEHFSTSGFRAVKFTLHTRDLLSTVLYILNSCSLSIEHIQSLNTNVHSQPLKEATRISDRPIKWDKSYYSFTGFKDPDEDLEQVWRMETTLTSWLDNNGKSAVKKLKNSLPLRKELDRLKDELSHQLQLSDIRWQRSWGIAHRCSQLHSLGRLAQQNLESLKNAKGCTIIFTDRSGMSAVGHVMLGTMDVHHHWTKLFERLPSYFDLQRRLMLLEDQISYLLGGIQVVYIEELQPVLTLEEYYSLLDVFYNRLLKSRIPFHPRSLRGLQMILNSDRYAPSLHELGHFNIPILCDPANLQWFILTKAQQARENMKRKEEC, from the exons ATGCGCTCCTGCCTGGCCCGGCGCATCCTTGCAGAGCCCTGCGAGAGGATCGACCGTCCTTCCTCCTGGTACCTGGTGGGAGGTGGAGCAG TGATTAATGGATGCCTGGAAGTTGACCTACATATATATTCAGAAATGTTTTGCCACCTGAGACCTGTGAGGAG GTTATGTCCAGGAAAGATATTTCCATACTGGTTTCTCTACTCAAGAGCTTTATCGGGAGCTGAAGCAGTCAATGCCTTGAGGCCATTCTATTTTGCTGTACATCCAGATTTCTTTGGACAGCACCCCAGGGAAAGg GAAGTCAATGAAAATTCTCTTAAGAGATTAAGTGCCTACTTAGAAAACCTCCAGAAACCAGGCTTCAAGTCTTTGAAACCAACCCAGCTTATGTTTTATGTAAGAGAAACAGACCAGAACTCCTCTGATGGCCAGGAACACTTCAGCACTTCCG GATTTCGAGCAGTCAAATTTACTTTGCACACCAGAGATCTGCTAAGCACAGTGTTATATATTCTCAACTCCTGCAGTTTATCTATTGAACATATCCAAAGCTTGAATACTAATGTGCACTCCCAGCCTCTCAAAGAGGCCACAAGGATATCTGACAGGCCCATCAAATGGGACAAGTCTTACTACTCCTTTACTGGATTCAAGGACCCTGATGAAGACCTCGAGCAAGTCTGGAGAATGGAAACAACCCTAAC atccTGGTTAGATAATAATGGGAAAAGTGCTGTTAAAAAGCTGAAGAATAGTTTGCCACTTAGAAAAGAACTAGATCGTTTAAAAGATGAACTGTCCCATCAATTGCAGCTCTCAGATATCAG GTGGCAGAGGAGCTGGGGCATCGCCCACCGCTGCAGTCAGCTGCACAGTTTAGGCCGCTTAGCCCAGCAGAACTTGGAAAGCCTTAAAAATGCAAAAG GATGTACAATAATATTTACAGACCGGTCCGGGATGAGTGCAGTGGGCCATGTGATGCTGGGAACAATGGATGTCCATCATCACTGGACAAAA CTTTTTGAAAGATTACCGAGTTATTTTGACCTGCAGAGGAGGCTGATGCTTCTGGAGGACCAAATAAGCTATCTTCTAGGTGGCATCCAAGTTGTTTATATCGAAGAATTACAGCCAGTGTTGACACTTGAAGAATATTACTCTCTTCTCGACGTGTTCTATAATAGACTCTTGAAAAGTCGAATACCTTTTCACCCTCGAAGTTTGCGTGGTTTGCAAATGATCCTTAACAG